GCAGACGGTGGCAGCACGTCGCCACCGTGGCCAGCAGCCTTACGAGATCGGGGGCGCCCCCACCGCCCCCCAAGGCCGACAGCGTCGGCAGCGAGGTCTCGGCCTCGCACCCCGGCACGGGGGGCCGCAGCCACACGGCGGCCCCCTGCAAGGCACCGGAGGGACCGGCCGGAAGCGGTCGCGGTCCGGTAGGGCCCGGCTCGGGAAGACACCGCGCGGCACCCGCACCGGGCGCGTGAGGACGTCGTACGACGTCGCCGGATCCCTGCTCGGGAAGCAGCCGTACGACGTCGGCGGGCGCCCCCGGCCCGGGATGCGGCGGTGCGTCCATCACCCCGCCCTCGCCGATGGCCGCCAGATCGAGCGGCAGCCCGCCCCACTCCAGCCAGTCCAGCACCCCGGGCACCTCGTCCGCGCTGCCCGCGGCCAGCAGCAGCCGCATCCGGTCGCCCTGCACGGCCACCGGGGAGCCCGGTGCCAGATGGCGCAGACCGGCCCGGCCCGCCTCGAACGGCACGTCCAGGACGTCGAAGCGCGGGCCCACGGAAAGTCGCAGCGGAGATCCGGGCGTCCCGGGCACCGTCGGCCACCCCAGTTCGTTCTCGTACCACCGGCGGACCTGATCGCTCGACTCGAGCGGCCGCCGGGGGAAGGGGACCGTGGTGACCGGGGGAACTGTGCCAACCATGCCAAGTGAAACCTCCGGAAGGACGCCCGAGTTACGCTGGGTATCCCGGTAGTAGCGCAGAGTTCCGAAAGAAGGGGCGTTCGGAGGTGTGGCGCGGCGCAAGGTTGTTCGCCCGTAGCGGAGGGAACCGGTGCGCTCGGCATGGAGTGTCAGTCCCAGCGGGTAAGACATCCCTAGTGGGAGGGGGCGACACGCAGGACAGGACGTCTCACGTTCGCCATCGGCGTACTGGAGGTAGGGGTAACTGCCTGGCCTGCGGGAACATCGTCTCGCACCATCGGGTTGGAGCAGATGTCGGCGTTCGGGGTCAGGAGGCCAAGGACGGTGTCGGCAGTTGGAATGAGCGGTCCCCGCTTGCGGGACTAAGCTGCGGAAGGACAGGGAGGGGAAGTTCCCCCCACTGCCTGACCGCTCTGAGGAGCGATTAACGATGTTCGAGAGGTTCACCGACCGCGCGCGGCGGGTTGTCGTCCTGGCTCAGGAAGAAGCCCGGATGCTCAACCACAACTACATCGGCACCGAGCACATCCTCCTGGGCCTGATCCACGAGGGTGAGGGTGTCGCCGCCAAGGCCCTTGAGAGCCTCGGGATTTCGCTCGAGGCGGTCCGCCAGCAGGTGGAGGAGATCATCGGGCAGGGGCAGCAGGCCCCGTCCGGGCACATCCCCTTCACCCCCCGTGCCAAGAAGGTCCTGGAGCTGTCGCTCCGCGAGGCTCTTCAGCTGGGCCACAACTACATCGGCACGGAGCACATCCTGCTCGGCCTGATCCGTGAGGGCGAGGGCGTCGCCGCCCAGGTCCTGGTCAAGCTGGGTGCTGATCTCAACCGGGTGCGGCAGCAGGTCATCCAGCTGCTCTCCGGCTACCAGGGCAAGGAGACCGCCACCGCCGGCGGGCCTGCCGAGGGCACCCCCTCGACGTCCCTGGTCCTCGACCAGTTCGGCCGGAACCTCACCCAGGCCGCTCGTGAGTCCAAGCTCGACCCGGTCATCGGGCGCGAGAAGGAGATCGAGCGGGTCATGCAGGTGCTGTCCCGCCGTACCAAGAACAACCCGGTCCTGATCGGTGAGCCCGGCGTCGGCAAGACCGCCGTCGTCGAGGGCCTCGCCCAGGCCATCGTCAAGGGCGAGGTGCCCGAGACCCTCAAGGACAAGCACCTCTACACCCTCGACCTCGGCGCGCTGGTCGCCGGCTCCCGCTACCGCGGTGACTTCGAGGAGCGCCTGAAGAAGGTGCTCAAGGAGATCCGCACCCGCGGCGACATCATCCTGTTCATCGACGAGCTGCACACGCTCGTCGGTGCGGGTGCCGCCGAGGGCGCCATCGACGCGGCTTCGATCCTGAAGCCGATGCTGGCCCGCGGCGAGCTGCAGACCATCGGTGCCACCACGCTGGACGAGTACCGCAAGCACCTGGAGAAGGACGCGGCCCTCGAGCGCCGCTTCCAGCCCATCCAGGTCGCCGAGCCCTCGCTCCCGCACACGATCGAGATCCTCAAGGGTCTGCGCGACCGGTACGAGGCCCACCACCGCGTCTCCATCACGGACGAGGCGCTGGTCCAGGCCGCGACGCTGGCCGACCGCTACATCTCGGACCGCTTCCTCCCCGACAAGGCGATCGACCTGATCGACGAGGCGGGCTCCCGGATGCGCATCCGCCGGATGACGGCCCCGCCGGACCTCCGCGAGTTCGACGAGAAGATCGCCGGTGTCCGCCGGGACAAGGAGTCCGCGATCGACTCGCAGGACTTCGAGAAGGCCGCGTCCCTGCGCGACAAGGAGAAGCAGCTCCTCGCCGCGAAGGCCAAGCGCGAGAAGGAGTGGAAGGCCGGCGACATGGACGTCGTCGCCGAGGTCGACGGCGAGCTGATCGCCGAGGTCCTCGCGACCGCCACCGGCATCCCGGTCTTCAAGCTGACCGAGGAGGAGTCCTCGCGTCTGCTGCGCATGGAGGACGAGCTCCACAAGCGGGTCATCGGCCAGGTCGACGCCGTCAAGGCGCTGTCGAAGGCGATCCGTCGTACGCGTGCGGGCCTCAAGGACCCGAAGCGTCCCGGTGGTTCGTTCATCTTCGCCGGCCCGTCCGGTGTCGGTAAGACCGAGCTGTCCAAGGCGCTCGCCGAGTTCCTCTTCGGTGACGAGGACGCGCTGATCTCCCTCGACATGTCGGAGTTCAGCGAGAAGCACACGGTCTCGCGTCTCTTCGGTTCGCCCCCCGGTTACGTGGGCTACGAAGAGGGCGGCCAGCTGACGGAGAAGGTGCGGCGCAAGCCGTTCTCGGTGGTTCTCTTCGACGAGGTCGAGAAGGCCCACCCGGACATCTTCAACTCGCTGCTCCAGATCCTGGAGGACGGTCGTCTGACCGACTCCCAGGGCCGGGTCGTGGACTTCAAGAACACGGTCATCATCATGACGACCAACCTCGGCACCCGGGACATCTCCAAGGGCTTCAACCTGGGCTTCGCGGCCTCGGGCGACAAGAAGTCCAACTACGAGCGCATGAAGAACAAGGTCTCGGACGAGCTCAAGCAGCACTTCCGGCCCGAGTTCCTCAACCGCGTCGACGACGTGGTCGTCTTCCCGCAGCTGACGCAGGAGGACATCCTGCGGATCGTCGACCTGATGATCGGCAAGGTCGACGAGCGCCTCAAGGACCGGGACATGGGCATCGAGCTCTCCCAGTCCGCCAAGGAGCTGCTGTCCAAGAAGGGTTACGACCCCGTCCTGGGCGCGCGGCCGCTGCGTCGCACGATCCAGCGCGAGGTCGAGGACACGCTCTCGGAGAAGATCCTCTTCGGCGAGCTGCGCCCCGGTCACATCGTCGTCGTGGACACGGAGGGCGAGGGCGAGACCCAGACCTTCACCTTCCGCGGCGAGGAGAAGTCGGCGCTGCCGGACGTTCCGCCGATCGAGCAGGCGGCCGGCGGGGCTGGGCCGAATCTGAGCAAGGACGCGTAGCCCTTCGGGGATTGCGCGGAGAAGGGGCCGGTGCCGTGGAGGCGCCGGCCCCTTCGGCATGCGTGGCGGGGGCCGTCGCCCCGGGCGCCTTGTCAGAGGGACTCGACCGTGACCTCCGCGTCCGGGAAGACGTCCCGGTACCGATCGACCTCGATGGTCCGGTCCGTGGCGGGGGTCAGGGTCACCTCACGGACGCGGGGGCAGCACAGAGCCAGCCTGGACAGTTCCTCCCAGCCGTTCAGATGTGTCACCCGCAGTACCTCGACGCCCGGCATCTGCGGAGTGTCGTCAAGGAGGTCCAGCACCGAGTTGTGCAGGGTCAGGTGGGTGAGCCGCGGCAGCCGTGCGATGGCTTCCCAGTCCCGTCGCCACAGACGGCCGGGGCTCGGCCCCAGGTTGAGGGTCCGCAGCGTGGGCCACTGGCCGATGTCCTCGAGTCCTCGGCTTTCCACCGCCCCGTGGGCCAGGAACAGGAACTCGAGCGGAGCCGTGGTGGGGAGGAACCTGGACAGGGGGACGCCCCAGGAGAGTTCTCCGTCGAGTCCCAGGTGGCGTAGTCCGTGGCATCGGTCCAGGCCGGTGAACTGCGCGCCGCGACCGGTCCAGCACATGTGAAGCTCGGCGAGCTGCGTGTCGGCGAGCGGTGACAGGTCTCCGATCCCGGGACAGCGGTGCAGGTGCAGGTAGGTCAGACCGGGCGCGGAACGCAGCGGCGTCAGATCGCTCAGCAGGCTGTTTTCGTAGATCACCAGGTGGCTGAGTGTCTTCTTGCTCAGCGCCGCGAGGAGCGGTGACGGGTCGTGGGTCCCGTTGAAACGGACCCTGGGCCGGGGACCGAGCCGGGGCAGCGCGCGCAGCTGGGTTTCCTCCCGCACCGTGATGAAGAGGTCGGCGGCGGCCACGTGCGTAAGGACCTCGTCGGCGTATTCGTCGGCGTCGAACTGGCTCCAGGCTCCGACCAGTTGCGCGCGCACCGCCAGATCGGGGTGGTTACGGAACTCTTTCAGGACGGGCAGCGCCCCCTCGGTGCCCACCAGTGCCGCTGTGCGCGTCACCGCGGCCGCCTCCGCCGCGGTCAGCCTTTCCGGCCCGGGCAACAGCTCCAGGATCAGTGGGCCGGCCTGGGCGAGGACCTGCGCCTCCGCCTTGGACTGCGGCGGTATCAGCAGGGCCGCCCGCTCCTCGACCTCCGCCCGCACCTGTGGGAGCAGGGACGTCGCGTCCTCCAGGCAGGCCAGGGCCAGCAGATCGGTGCGGGTGTGGCCGAGGGCCAGAAGCTTGCGCAGGAGGTCGACCCGCTCG
Above is a window of Streptomyces sp. NBC_00490 DNA encoding:
- a CDS encoding SCO3374 family protein; the protein is MVGTVPPVTTVPFPRRPLESSDQVRRWYENELGWPTVPGTPGSPLRLSVGPRFDVLDVPFEAGRAGLRHLAPGSPVAVQGDRMRLLLAAGSADEVPGVLDWLEWGGLPLDLAAIGEGGVMDAPPHPGPGAPADVVRLLPEQGSGDVVRRPHAPGAGAARCLPEPGPTGPRPLPAGPSGALQGAAVWLRPPVPGCEAETSLPTLSALGGGGGAPDLVRLLATVATCCHRLRLRACAQPPARS
- a CDS encoding ATP-dependent Clp protease ATP-binding subunit, whose translation is MFERFTDRARRVVVLAQEEARMLNHNYIGTEHILLGLIHEGEGVAAKALESLGISLEAVRQQVEEIIGQGQQAPSGHIPFTPRAKKVLELSLREALQLGHNYIGTEHILLGLIREGEGVAAQVLVKLGADLNRVRQQVIQLLSGYQGKETATAGGPAEGTPSTSLVLDQFGRNLTQAARESKLDPVIGREKEIERVMQVLSRRTKNNPVLIGEPGVGKTAVVEGLAQAIVKGEVPETLKDKHLYTLDLGALVAGSRYRGDFEERLKKVLKEIRTRGDIILFIDELHTLVGAGAAEGAIDAASILKPMLARGELQTIGATTLDEYRKHLEKDAALERRFQPIQVAEPSLPHTIEILKGLRDRYEAHHRVSITDEALVQAATLADRYISDRFLPDKAIDLIDEAGSRMRIRRMTAPPDLREFDEKIAGVRRDKESAIDSQDFEKAASLRDKEKQLLAAKAKREKEWKAGDMDVVAEVDGELIAEVLATATGIPVFKLTEEESSRLLRMEDELHKRVIGQVDAVKALSKAIRRTRAGLKDPKRPGGSFIFAGPSGVGKTELSKALAEFLFGDEDALISLDMSEFSEKHTVSRLFGSPPGYVGYEEGGQLTEKVRRKPFSVVLFDEVEKAHPDIFNSLLQILEDGRLTDSQGRVVDFKNTVIIMTTNLGTRDISKGFNLGFAASGDKKSNYERMKNKVSDELKQHFRPEFLNRVDDVVVFPQLTQEDILRIVDLMIGKVDERLKDRDMGIELSQSAKELLSKKGYDPVLGARPLRRTIQREVEDTLSEKILFGELRPGHIVVVDTEGEGETQTFTFRGEEKSALPDVPPIEQAAGGAGPNLSKDA